One window of the Puntigrus tetrazona isolate hp1 chromosome 13, ASM1883169v1, whole genome shotgun sequence genome contains the following:
- the actn1 gene encoding alpha-actinin-1 isoform X5 gives MDHHHHQQHHHHHQYDGGENDYMQQEDDWDRDLLLDPAWEKQQRKTFTAWCNSHLRKAGTQIENIEEDFRDGLKLMLLLEVISGERLAKPERGKMRVHKISNVNKALDFIASKGVKLVSIGAEEIVDGNAKMTLGMIWTIILRFAIQDISVEETSAKEGLLLWCQRKTAPYKNVNIQNFHISWKDGLGFCALIHRHRPELIDYGKLRKDDPMTNLNTAFDVAEKYLDIPKMLDAEDIVGTARPDEKAIMTYVSSFYHAFSGAQKAETAANRICKVLAVNQENEQLMEDYEKLASDLLEWIRRTIPWLENRVPENTMQAMQQKLEDFRDYRRLHKPPKVQEKCQLEINFNTLQTKLRLSNRPAFMPSEGKMVSDISNAWGSLEGAEKGYEEWLLNEIRRLERLDHLAEKFRQKAAIHEAWTDGKEEMLQQKDYETASLSDIKALLKKHEAFESDLAAHQDRVEQIAAIAQELNELEYYDSPSVNARCQRICDQWDSLGVLTQKRSEALQRTEKLLETIDQLYLEFAKRAAPFNNWMEGAMEDLQDTFIVHTIEEIQGLSTAHEQFKATLPEADKERQAILGIHNEIAKIVQTYHVNMAGTNPYTTINPQEINAKWDKVRQLVPQRDQALIEEHARQQNNERLRRQFANQANVIGPWIQTKMEEIGRISIEMHGTLEDQLTHLRQYEKSIVNYKPKIDQLEGDHQQIQEALIFDNKHTNYTMEHIRVGWEQLLTTIARTINEIENQILTRDAKGISQEQMNEFRASFNHFDRKRTGMMDAEDFRACLISMGYNMGEAEFARIMSIVDPNRLGVITFQAFIDFMSRETADTDTADQVMASFKVLAGDKNYILADELRRELPPDQAEYCIARMTPYAGPDGVPGALDYMSFSTALYGESDL, from the exons ATGGATCACCACCACCATcaacaacatcatcatcatcatcagtatGATGGAGGAGAGAACGACTATATGCAGCAAGAAGATGACTGGGACCGGGATCTGCTGCTTGACCCCGCCTGGGAGAAACAACAGCGAAAG aCGTTTACTGCGTGGTGCAACTCTCATCTACGAAAGGCAGGGACTCAGATCGAAAACATTGAGGAAGATTTTAGAGATGGACTCAAACTCATGCTGCTCCTAGAGGTTATTTCAG GAGAACGCTTGGCCAAACCAGAGAGGGGAAAGATGAGAGTCCATAAGATCTCCAATGTGAATAAAGCCCTGGACTTCATTGCAAGCAAAGGAGTCAAACTGGTTTCTATTGGAGCGGAGG AGATTGTTGATGGCAACGCTAAGATGACTCTGGGGATGATCTGGACCATTATCCTCCGCTTCGCCATCCAGGACATCTCAGTGGAgg AGACCTCAGCTAAAGAAGGCCTGCTGCTGTGGTGCCAGAGAAAAACAGCTCCatacaaaaatgtcaacatcCAGAATTTCCACATCAG ttGGAAGGATGGATTAGGCTTCTGTGCACTCATTCACAGACATCGTCCAGAGCTCATCGATTACGGTAAACTGCGCAAG GATGACCCAATGACTAATCTGAACACCGCTTTTGATGTCGCTGAAAAGTACCTGGACATCCCTAAGATGCTGGATGCAGAAG ATATTGTTGGTACAGCCCGTCCCGATGAGAAGGCCATCATGACCTACGTTTCTAGCTTCTACCATGCCTTCTCTGGGGCGCAGAAG GCTGAGACAGCAGCCAATCGGATCTGCAAAGTCCTGGCTGTCAATCAGGAGAATGAGCAACTGATGGAAGACTATGAGAAACTGGCCAGTGAT cTCCTGGAGTGGATTCGCAGAACAATCCCATGGTTGGAGAACCGCGTTCCAGAAAACACCATGCAGGCCATGCAGCAGAAGTTGGAGGATTTCCGGGACTATCGACGACTTCACAAACCACCCAAGGTTCAGGAGAAATGTCAGCTGGAGATCAACTTCAACACGCTGCAGACCAAACTCCGCCTTAGCAACCGTCCTGCATTTATGCCATCGGAGGGGAAGATGGTCTCG GATATCTCCAATGCTTGGGGAAGTCTAGAGGGAGCTGAGAAGGGTTATGAAGAGTGGCTACTAAATGAGATTCGCAGACTGGAAAGACTCGATCATCTTGCAGAGAAATTCCGCCAAAAAGCCGCCATCCATGAGGCCTGGACTGACG GTAAGGAGGAGATGCTACAGCAGAAGGACTACGAGACAGCATCCCTCTCGGACATCAAAGCTTTGCTGAAGAAGCATGAGGCTTTTGAGAGTGACCTTGCAGCTCATCAGGACAGAGTGGAACAGATCGCTGCCATCGCACAGGAGCTGAA TGAGTTGGAGTACTATGACTCTCCCAGTGTAAATGCTCGCTGTCAGCGAATCTGTGATCAGTGGGATTCATTGGGGGTTTTAACTCAGAAACGCAGCGAGGCCTTGCAG AGGACTGAGAAACTGTTGGAAACGATTGATCAGCTGTACCTGGAGTTTGCCAAAAGGGCAGCGCCCTTTAACAACTGGATGGAGGGAGCCATGGAAGACCTGCAAGACACTTTTATCGTCCACACCATTGAGGAGATACAG ggACTCAGCACAGCCCATGAGCAGTTTAAAGCCACACTGCCTGAGGCAGATAAGGAACGACAGGCCATCCTGGGCATCCATAATGAAATTGCTAAAATAGTACAGACATACCACGTGAACATGGCTGGCACCAACCCCTACACCACCATCAACCCCCAGGAGATTAATGCCAAATGGGATAAG GTGAGGCAGTTAGTACCCCAGAGAGATCAGGCCCTGATAGAAGAACACGCTCGTCAGCAGAATAATGAGAGACTGCGCAGACAGTTTGCTAATCAGGCAAATGTCATTGGGCCCTGGATCCAGACCAAGATGGAG GAAATTGGCAGAATCTCTATTGAGATGCACGGGACCCTGGAGGATCAGCTGACCCACCTTCGGCAGTATGAGAAGAGCATTGTAAACTACAAACCAAAGATCGACCAGCTAGAGGGAGACCATCAACAAATACAGGAAGCACTTATATTtgacaacaaacacacaaactacacCATGGAG CACATCCGTGTAGGTTGGGAGCAGCTCCTTACTACCATCGCTCGCACCATCAACGAGATAGAGAACCAGATTCTGACCCGTGACGCCAAAGGCATTAGCCAGGAGCAAATGAATGAGTTCAGAGCCTCGTTCAACCACTTCGATCGA AAGAGAACAGGCATGATGGATGCAGAAGACTTCAGAGCCTGCCTCATCTCCATGGGTTATAATATG GGAGAGGCGGAGTTTGCCCGCATCATGAGCATTGTGGATCCTAACAGACTGGGAGTGATCACATTCCAGGCCTTCATTGATTTTATGTCTCGTGAGACGGCCGACACGGACACCGCTGATCAGGTCATGGCATCCTTTAAAGTCCTTGCTGGAGACAAG AACTATATCCTTGCAGATGAGCTGAGACGTGAGCTCCCTCCGGACCAGGCCGAATACTGCATCGCCCGCATGACGCCTTACGCCGGCCCTGACGGCGTCCCGGGAGCTCTTGACTACATGTCCTTCTCTACCGCTCTCTATGGGGAGAGTGACCTCTGA
- the actn1 gene encoding alpha-actinin-1 isoform X1, whose amino-acid sequence MDHHHHQQHHHHHQYDGGENDYMQQEDDWDRDLLLDPAWEKQQRKTFTAWCNSHLRKAGTQIENIEEDFRDGLKLMLLLEVISGERLAKPERGKMRVHKISNVNKALDFIASKGVKLVSIGAEEIVDGNAKMTLGMIWTIILRFAIQDISVEETSAKEGLLLWCQRKTAPYKNVNIQNFHISWKDGLGFCALIHRHRPELIDYGKLRKDDPMTNLNTAFDVAEKYLDIPKMLDAEDIVGTARPDEKAIMTYVSSFYHAFSGAQKAETAANRICKVLAVNQENEQLMEDYEKLASDLLEWIRRTIPWLENRVPENTMQAMQQKLEDFRDYRRLHKPPKVQEKCQLEINFNTLQTKLRLSNRPAFMPSEGKMVSDISNAWGSLEGAEKGYEEWLLNEIRRLERLDHLAEKFRQKAAIHEAWTDGKEEMLQQKDYETASLSDIKALLKKHEAFESDLAAHQDRVEQIAAIAQELNELEYYDSPSVNARCQRICDQWDSLGVLTQKRSEALQRTEKLLETIDQLYLEFAKRAAPFNNWMEGAMEDLQDTFIVHTIEEIQGLSTAHEQFKATLPEADKERQAILGIHNEIAKIVQTYHVNMAGTNPYTTINPQEINAKWDKVRQLVPQRDQALIEEHARQQNNERLRRQFANQANVIGPWIQTKMEEIGRISIEMHGTLEDQLTHLRQYEKSIVNYKPKIDQLEGDHQQIQEALIFDNKHTNYTMEHIRVGWEQLLTTIARTINEIENQILTRDAKGISQEQMNEFRASFNHFDRDHSGTLGAEEFKACLISLGFDIGNDAQKRTGMMDAEDFRACLISMGYNMGEAEFARIMSIVDPNRLGVITFQAFIDFMSRETADTDTADQVMASFKVLAGDKNYILADELRRELPPDQAEYCIARMTPYAGPDGVPGALDYMSFSTALYGESDL is encoded by the exons ATGGATCACCACCACCATcaacaacatcatcatcatcatcagtatGATGGAGGAGAGAACGACTATATGCAGCAAGAAGATGACTGGGACCGGGATCTGCTGCTTGACCCCGCCTGGGAGAAACAACAGCGAAAG aCGTTTACTGCGTGGTGCAACTCTCATCTACGAAAGGCAGGGACTCAGATCGAAAACATTGAGGAAGATTTTAGAGATGGACTCAAACTCATGCTGCTCCTAGAGGTTATTTCAG GAGAACGCTTGGCCAAACCAGAGAGGGGAAAGATGAGAGTCCATAAGATCTCCAATGTGAATAAAGCCCTGGACTTCATTGCAAGCAAAGGAGTCAAACTGGTTTCTATTGGAGCGGAGG AGATTGTTGATGGCAACGCTAAGATGACTCTGGGGATGATCTGGACCATTATCCTCCGCTTCGCCATCCAGGACATCTCAGTGGAgg AGACCTCAGCTAAAGAAGGCCTGCTGCTGTGGTGCCAGAGAAAAACAGCTCCatacaaaaatgtcaacatcCAGAATTTCCACATCAG ttGGAAGGATGGATTAGGCTTCTGTGCACTCATTCACAGACATCGTCCAGAGCTCATCGATTACGGTAAACTGCGCAAG GATGACCCAATGACTAATCTGAACACCGCTTTTGATGTCGCTGAAAAGTACCTGGACATCCCTAAGATGCTGGATGCAGAAG ATATTGTTGGTACAGCCCGTCCCGATGAGAAGGCCATCATGACCTACGTTTCTAGCTTCTACCATGCCTTCTCTGGGGCGCAGAAG GCTGAGACAGCAGCCAATCGGATCTGCAAAGTCCTGGCTGTCAATCAGGAGAATGAGCAACTGATGGAAGACTATGAGAAACTGGCCAGTGAT cTCCTGGAGTGGATTCGCAGAACAATCCCATGGTTGGAGAACCGCGTTCCAGAAAACACCATGCAGGCCATGCAGCAGAAGTTGGAGGATTTCCGGGACTATCGACGACTTCACAAACCACCCAAGGTTCAGGAGAAATGTCAGCTGGAGATCAACTTCAACACGCTGCAGACCAAACTCCGCCTTAGCAACCGTCCTGCATTTATGCCATCGGAGGGGAAGATGGTCTCG GATATCTCCAATGCTTGGGGAAGTCTAGAGGGAGCTGAGAAGGGTTATGAAGAGTGGCTACTAAATGAGATTCGCAGACTGGAAAGACTCGATCATCTTGCAGAGAAATTCCGCCAAAAAGCCGCCATCCATGAGGCCTGGACTGACG GTAAGGAGGAGATGCTACAGCAGAAGGACTACGAGACAGCATCCCTCTCGGACATCAAAGCTTTGCTGAAGAAGCATGAGGCTTTTGAGAGTGACCTTGCAGCTCATCAGGACAGAGTGGAACAGATCGCTGCCATCGCACAGGAGCTGAA TGAGTTGGAGTACTATGACTCTCCCAGTGTAAATGCTCGCTGTCAGCGAATCTGTGATCAGTGGGATTCATTGGGGGTTTTAACTCAGAAACGCAGCGAGGCCTTGCAG AGGACTGAGAAACTGTTGGAAACGATTGATCAGCTGTACCTGGAGTTTGCCAAAAGGGCAGCGCCCTTTAACAACTGGATGGAGGGAGCCATGGAAGACCTGCAAGACACTTTTATCGTCCACACCATTGAGGAGATACAG ggACTCAGCACAGCCCATGAGCAGTTTAAAGCCACACTGCCTGAGGCAGATAAGGAACGACAGGCCATCCTGGGCATCCATAATGAAATTGCTAAAATAGTACAGACATACCACGTGAACATGGCTGGCACCAACCCCTACACCACCATCAACCCCCAGGAGATTAATGCCAAATGGGATAAG GTGAGGCAGTTAGTACCCCAGAGAGATCAGGCCCTGATAGAAGAACACGCTCGTCAGCAGAATAATGAGAGACTGCGCAGACAGTTTGCTAATCAGGCAAATGTCATTGGGCCCTGGATCCAGACCAAGATGGAG GAAATTGGCAGAATCTCTATTGAGATGCACGGGACCCTGGAGGATCAGCTGACCCACCTTCGGCAGTATGAGAAGAGCATTGTAAACTACAAACCAAAGATCGACCAGCTAGAGGGAGACCATCAACAAATACAGGAAGCACTTATATTtgacaacaaacacacaaactacacCATGGAG CACATCCGTGTAGGTTGGGAGCAGCTCCTTACTACCATCGCTCGCACCATCAACGAGATAGAGAACCAGATTCTGACCCGTGACGCCAAAGGCATTAGCCAGGAGCAAATGAATGAGTTCAGAGCCTCGTTCAACCACTTCGATCGA GACCACTCGGGCACACTGGGCGCTGAGGAGTTCAAAGCCTGCCTTATCAGTCTGGGCTTCGATATCGGGAACGACGCACAG AAGAGAACAGGCATGATGGATGCAGAAGACTTCAGAGCCTGCCTCATCTCCATGGGTTATAATATG GGAGAGGCGGAGTTTGCCCGCATCATGAGCATTGTGGATCCTAACAGACTGGGAGTGATCACATTCCAGGCCTTCATTGATTTTATGTCTCGTGAGACGGCCGACACGGACACCGCTGATCAGGTCATGGCATCCTTTAAAGTCCTTGCTGGAGACAAG AACTATATCCTTGCAGATGAGCTGAGACGTGAGCTCCCTCCGGACCAGGCCGAATACTGCATCGCCCGCATGACGCCTTACGCCGGCCCTGACGGCGTCCCGGGAGCTCTTGACTACATGTCCTTCTCTACCGCTCTCTATGGGGAGAGTGACCTCTGA